The following are encoded together in the Streptomyces rapamycinicus NRRL 5491 genome:
- a CDS encoding 16S rRNA (uracil(1498)-N(3))-methyltransferase, with the protein MTAPVFVADSLAGAAAGARVWLEGPEGRHAVSVRRLRVGEPVVLTDGHGTGVQGTVAAVEGKDRLEVAVDEVRREAAPDPRITVVQALPKGDRGELAVETMTETGVDAVVPWSAARCITQWKGERGLKALGKWRSTAREAGKQSRRLTFPEVTDAMTTRQVARLLAEAQFAAVLHEEGGEPLATAQLPASGEIVLVVGPEGGVTPEELAAFAEAGARPYRLGPSVLRTSTAGTAAAALLLGRTGRWG; encoded by the coding sequence GTGACCGCCCCGGTGTTCGTGGCCGACTCCCTGGCGGGGGCGGCCGCGGGGGCCCGGGTCTGGCTGGAGGGCCCGGAGGGGCGCCACGCGGTGTCCGTAAGGCGGCTGCGCGTCGGTGAGCCGGTGGTGCTGACGGACGGTCACGGTACGGGCGTCCAGGGCACTGTGGCGGCCGTGGAGGGCAAGGACCGGCTCGAGGTCGCGGTGGACGAGGTGCGCCGGGAGGCCGCCCCGGACCCGAGGATCACCGTCGTCCAGGCGCTGCCCAAGGGCGACCGGGGTGAGCTGGCGGTGGAGACCATGACGGAGACCGGTGTGGACGCCGTCGTGCCGTGGTCGGCCGCCCGCTGCATCACCCAGTGGAAGGGCGAGCGCGGCCTCAAGGCGCTCGGCAAGTGGCGGTCGACCGCGCGCGAGGCGGGCAAGCAGTCCCGTCGGCTGACCTTCCCCGAGGTCACGGACGCGATGACGACCCGGCAGGTTGCCCGGCTTCTCGCCGAAGCCCAATTCGCCGCCGTACTCCACGAGGAGGGCGGGGAACCGCTCGCCACGGCCCAACTGCCCGCGAGTGGCGAGATCGTGCTGGTCGTCGGGCCCGAAGGGGGCGTGACGCCGGAGGAGTTGGCGGCCTTCGCCGAGGCGGGCGCGCGGCCGTACCGGCTGGGCCCGAGCGTGCTGCGCACCTCCACGGCGGGAACGGCGGCCGCCGCGCTGCTGCTCGGCCGCACCGGCCGCTGGGGGTGA
- a CDS encoding histidine triad nucleotide-binding protein: MAGEPQADCLFCKIVSGEVPATVVRETDTTVAFRDINPQAPTHVLVIPKAHHPDAASLAAADPQVTADVLREAGAVAADEKLDETGYRVVFNTGSGAGQTVFHAHAHVLGGRGLNWPPG, from the coding sequence GTGGCGGGAGAACCGCAGGCCGATTGCCTGTTCTGCAAGATTGTGTCGGGGGAGGTGCCGGCCACCGTGGTCCGCGAGACGGACACCACCGTCGCCTTCCGCGACATAAACCCCCAGGCGCCCACGCACGTCCTGGTGATCCCCAAGGCGCACCACCCGGACGCCGCCTCCCTCGCGGCGGCCGACCCGCAGGTCACCGCGGACGTGCTGCGCGAGGCGGGCGCGGTCGCCGCGGATGAGAAGCTCGACGAGACGGGCTACCGCGTGGTGTTCAACACCGGCTCCGGCGCCGGTCAGACCGTCTTCCACGCGCATGCCCACGTCCTGGGCGGCCGCGGGCTCAACTGGCCCCCCGGATAA
- a CDS encoding ribonuclease Z has product MSARELIVLGTASQVPTRHRNHNGYLLRWDGEGLLFDPGEGTQRQMVRAGVAAHDIDRICVTHFHGDHSLGLAGVIQRINLDRVPHRVTAHYPASGQRFFDRLRYATAYRETVALTEEPVAGDGAVLARTPAYTLEAARLSHPVESYGYRLIEPDGRRMLPERLAALGVRGPEIGRLQRDRVLEIGGRTVALEEVSEVRRGQRFAFIMDTRLCDGADALAQGCDLLVIESTFLDEEEALAVEYGHLTAGQAARLAAGAGVRHLVLTHFSQRYGDPFEFERQARDAGFDGELTVAQDLMTVALPKRR; this is encoded by the coding sequence TTGTCCGCGCGGGAACTGATCGTCCTCGGCACCGCCAGCCAGGTGCCGACCCGGCATCGCAACCACAACGGCTATCTGCTGCGCTGGGACGGCGAGGGCCTGCTGTTCGACCCCGGCGAGGGCACTCAGCGCCAGATGGTGAGGGCCGGGGTCGCCGCCCATGACATCGACCGGATCTGCGTCACCCACTTCCACGGGGACCACTCCCTGGGCCTGGCCGGGGTGATCCAGCGGATCAACCTCGACCGGGTGCCGCACCGGGTGACCGCCCACTACCCGGCGAGCGGGCAGCGGTTCTTCGATCGGCTGCGCTACGCGACCGCCTACCGCGAGACGGTGGCACTGACCGAGGAGCCGGTCGCCGGTGACGGCGCGGTGCTGGCCCGCACCCCCGCGTACACGCTGGAGGCCGCCCGGCTCTCGCACCCCGTCGAGTCCTACGGCTACCGGCTGATCGAACCGGACGGCCGCAGGATGCTGCCCGAGCGGCTCGCCGCCCTCGGCGTCCGCGGCCCGGAGATCGGCCGGCTCCAGCGGGATCGGGTGCTGGAGATCGGGGGGCGCACGGTGGCGCTCGAGGAGGTCAGCGAGGTGCGCCGGGGGCAGCGCTTCGCGTTCATCATGGACACCCGGCTGTGCGACGGCGCCGACGCCCTGGCGCAGGGGTGCGATCTGCTGGTCATCGAGTCGACCTTCCTGGACGAGGAGGAGGCCCTGGCCGTCGAGTACGGGCATCTGACCGCCGGGCAGGCCGCCCGGCTCGCCGCCGGGGCCGGGGTGCGCCACCTGGTGCTGACGCACTTCTCGCAGCGCTACGGCGACCCCTTCGAATTCGAGCGCCAGGCGCGGGACGCGGGGTTCGACGGGGAGCTCACGGTCGCCCAGGACCTGATGACGGTGGCGCTGCCCAAACGGCGCTGA
- a CDS encoding carbohydrate kinase family protein has protein sequence MTTHDGGKLTAAGYHLLDPLADVRRPGDADCDVYLTGTVFLDIIFTGLDSAPVRGTESWARGMGSSPGGVANMATALARLGLRTSLAAAFGDDHYGDYCRDALDHGEGIDLSLSRTIPGWHSPVTVSMAYEGERTMVSHGHEAPPPEEPAPSCPPPARAAVASLVPGRGQEWVAEAARRGSRVFADVGWDDTGRWDPADLAELEHCEAFLPNAEEAMRYTRTDCPRAAARALSDLVPLAVVTLGSEGAYAVDGRTGETAEVPAISVEALDPTGAGDVFVAGFVTGTLAGWPLADRLAFAGLTAALSVQEFGGSLSAPGWVEIAAWWQHARAYDDQPARALRRYAFLDRLLPAAARPWPLRRAVPTIGFRQA, from the coding sequence GTGACGACACACGACGGCGGCAAGCTCACGGCGGCGGGCTACCACCTGCTCGACCCGCTCGCGGACGTGCGCCGCCCCGGCGACGCGGACTGCGACGTCTATCTCACCGGCACGGTCTTCCTGGACATCATCTTCACCGGTCTTGACAGCGCCCCGGTCCGCGGCACCGAGTCCTGGGCCCGCGGCATGGGCTCGAGCCCCGGCGGCGTCGCCAATATGGCCACCGCCCTGGCCCGGCTCGGCCTGCGCACCTCGCTCGCCGCCGCCTTCGGCGACGACCACTACGGGGACTACTGCCGGGACGCCCTGGACCACGGCGAGGGCATCGATCTCTCGCTGTCCCGCACGATCCCCGGCTGGCACTCCCCGGTGACCGTCTCCATGGCCTACGAGGGCGAGCGGACCATGGTCTCCCACGGCCATGAGGCCCCGCCGCCCGAGGAGCCCGCGCCCAGCTGCCCGCCCCCGGCCCGCGCCGCCGTGGCCTCCCTGGTGCCCGGCCGCGGCCAGGAGTGGGTCGCCGAGGCCGCCCGCCGCGGCAGCAGGGTCTTCGCGGACGTCGGCTGGGACGACACCGGCCGCTGGGACCCGGCCGACCTCGCCGAGCTGGAGCACTGCGAGGCGTTCCTGCCCAACGCCGAGGAGGCGATGCGCTACACCCGCACCGACTGCCCGCGCGCCGCCGCCCGGGCCCTGTCCGACCTGGTCCCGCTGGCCGTCGTCACGCTCGGCTCCGAGGGGGCGTACGCGGTCGACGGCCGCACCGGCGAGACCGCCGAGGTGCCCGCGATCTCCGTGGAGGCCCTGGACCCCACCGGGGCCGGGGACGTGTTCGTCGCCGGTTTCGTCACCGGCACGCTCGCCGGGTGGCCGCTCGCCGACCGGCTGGCCTTCGCGGGGCTGACCGCCGCGCTGTCGGTGCAGGAGTTCGGCGGTTCGCTGTCGGCGCCCGGCTGGGTCGAGATCGCCGCCTGGTGGCAGCACGCCCGCGCCTATGACGACCAGCCCGCCCGCGCGCTGCGCCGCTACGCCTTCCTCGACCGGCTGCTCCCGGCCGCCGCCCGCCCCTGGCCACTGCGCCGGGCCGTCCCGACGATCGGTTTCCGCCAGGCGTAG
- a CDS encoding PhoH family protein, producing MTQPTTAPQAHAQFTVPNKHPMVMVLGSGDALLRVIENAFPATDIHVRGNEVSATGDPKEVALVQRLFDEMMLVLRTGQPMTEDAVERSISMLRAAENGESGVQETPAEVLTQNILSNRGRTIRPKTLNQKRYVDAIDKHTVVFGIGPAGTGKTYLAMAKAVQALQSKQVNRIILTRPAVEAGERLGFLPGTLYEKIDPYLRPLYDALHDMLDPDSIPRLMAAGTIEVAPLAYMRGRTLNDAFIILDEAQNTNPEQMKMFLTRLGFDSKIVITGDITQIDLPGGTKSGLRQVREILDGVEDVHFSMLTSTDVVRHKLVGRIVDAYDQYDSRNGK from the coding sequence ATGACGCAACCAACCACAGCACCGCAGGCGCATGCGCAGTTCACGGTCCCGAACAAGCACCCCATGGTCATGGTCCTGGGATCTGGTGACGCGCTGCTGCGTGTGATCGAGAACGCGTTCCCGGCGACCGATATTCATGTGCGGGGCAACGAAGTCAGCGCCACCGGGGACCCGAAGGAAGTAGCCCTGGTCCAGCGTCTGTTCGATGAGATGATGCTGGTGCTCCGCACCGGTCAACCGATGACGGAGGATGCGGTGGAGCGCTCGATCTCCATGCTGCGCGCGGCTGAGAACGGCGAGAGCGGGGTGCAGGAGACGCCCGCCGAGGTGCTCACCCAGAACATCCTCTCCAACCGCGGCCGCACCATCCGCCCCAAGACGCTCAACCAGAAGCGCTATGTCGACGCCATCGACAAGCACACGGTCGTCTTCGGCATCGGCCCCGCGGGCACCGGCAAGACCTATCTCGCCATGGCCAAGGCCGTCCAGGCACTGCAGTCCAAGCAGGTCAACCGGATCATCCTCACCCGGCCGGCGGTCGAGGCGGGGGAGCGGCTCGGTTTCCTGCCCGGCACCCTCTACGAGAAGATCGACCCGTATCTGCGGCCGCTGTACGACGCGCTGCACGACATGCTCGACCCCGACTCCATCCCGCGCCTGATGGCCGCGGGCACGATCGAGGTCGCGCCGCTGGCGTACATGCGTGGCCGTACCCTCAATGACGCGTTCATCATCCTCGACGAGGCCCAGAACACGAACCCCGAGCAGATGAAGATGTTCCTCACCCGGCTCGGTTTCGACTCCAAGATAGTGATCACGGGCGACATCACCCAGATCGACCTCCCCGGCGGGACCAAGAGCGGTCTGCGCCAGGTGCGGGAGATCCTGGACGGCGTCGAGGATGTTCACTTCTCCATGCTCACCAGCACCGACGTGGTCCGTCACAAGCTGGTCGGCCGGATCGTCGACGCATACGACCAGTACGACAGCCGCAACGGAAAGTAA
- the ybeY gene encoding rRNA maturation RNase YbeY, translated as MAIDVNNESGTDIDERAVLDIARYALARMRIHPLSELSVIVVDADAMEQLHIQWMDLPGPTDVMSFPMDELRPPAKDDEEPPQGLLGDIVLCPEVAKKQGEEAPTGHSMDEELQLLTVHGVLHLLGYDHEEADERAEMFGLQAAIVDGWRAEQGVTGPSPAPTVR; from the coding sequence ATGGCGATCGACGTCAACAACGAATCCGGTACCGATATCGACGAGCGGGCGGTGCTGGACATCGCCCGCTACGCGCTCGCCCGGATGCGTATCCACCCGCTCTCCGAGCTCTCGGTGATCGTCGTCGACGCCGACGCCATGGAGCAGCTGCACATCCAGTGGATGGATCTGCCGGGTCCGACCGATGTCATGTCCTTCCCGATGGACGAGCTGCGCCCGCCGGCCAAGGACGACGAGGAGCCCCCGCAGGGCCTCCTCGGGGACATCGTGCTCTGCCCCGAAGTGGCCAAGAAGCAGGGGGAGGAGGCGCCGACCGGGCATTCGATGGACGAGGAGCTCCAGCTGCTCACCGTCCACGGCGTCCTCCACCTCCTCGGCTATGACCACGAGGAGGCGGACGAGCGCGCCGAGATGTTCGGCCTCCAGGCCGCCATCGTCGACGGCTGGCGCGCGGAGCAGGGCGTCACCGGCCCCTCCCCGGCCCCCACCGTCCGATGA
- a CDS encoding hemolysin family protein yields MSAQLVTATVLLVVVAWLAACAEAGLARTTRFRAEEAVRSGRRGSAKLMLVAEDPTRYLNVALLVRVACEVAAGAVVTFASLREFPETWKALTVAIGVMVLVSYVAVGVSPRTIGAQHPLNTATVAAYVLIPLARVMGPIPPLLILLGNALTPGKGFRKGPFASEAELRALVDLAEQESLIEDEERRMVHSVFELGDTLVREVMVPRTDLVVIERFKTIRQALTLALRSGFSRIPVTGENEDDIVGIVYLKDLVRKTHINREAETELVSTAMRPAAFVPDTKNAGDLLREMQQDRNHVAVVIDEYGGTAGIVTIEDILEEIVGEITDEYDRELPPVEDLGDGTHRVTARLALGDLGELYGTDLEDEDVETVGGLLAKALGRVPIAGAKAEVDVPEGGVDPALKALRLTAESPAGRRNRIVTVLVEPVRATAAAEPE; encoded by the coding sequence ATGAGCGCGCAGCTCGTCACCGCGACCGTCCTGCTGGTCGTGGTGGCCTGGCTGGCGGCCTGCGCGGAGGCCGGTCTGGCCCGCACCACCCGGTTCCGCGCCGAGGAGGCCGTGCGCTCCGGGCGCCGGGGCAGCGCCAAGCTGATGCTCGTCGCCGAGGACCCCACCCGCTATCTCAATGTGGCCCTGCTGGTCCGGGTCGCCTGCGAGGTGGCGGCGGGCGCGGTCGTCACGTTCGCGAGCCTGCGCGAGTTCCCCGAGACCTGGAAGGCGCTGACCGTCGCGATCGGCGTGATGGTCCTGGTGTCGTACGTGGCCGTCGGCGTCTCCCCGCGCACCATCGGCGCCCAGCATCCGCTCAACACCGCGACCGTCGCCGCCTATGTGCTGATCCCGCTGGCCCGGGTCATGGGCCCCATCCCGCCGCTGCTGATCCTCCTCGGTAACGCGCTCACGCCCGGCAAGGGCTTCCGCAAGGGCCCGTTCGCCTCCGAGGCCGAGCTGCGCGCCCTGGTGGACCTCGCCGAGCAGGAGTCGCTGATCGAGGACGAGGAGCGGCGCATGGTCCACTCCGTCTTCGAGCTCGGTGACACCCTGGTGCGCGAGGTGATGGTGCCGCGCACCGACCTCGTGGTCATCGAGCGCTTCAAGACCATCCGGCAGGCCCTCACCCTCGCGCTGCGCTCAGGCTTCTCCCGGATCCCGGTCACCGGGGAGAACGAGGACGACATCGTCGGGATCGTCTACCTCAAGGACCTGGTCCGCAAGACGCATATCAACCGCGAGGCCGAGACCGAGCTGGTCTCCACCGCGATGCGGCCCGCCGCCTTCGTCCCGGACACCAAGAACGCGGGCGATCTGCTGCGCGAGATGCAGCAGGATCGCAACCACGTGGCCGTGGTGATCGACGAGTACGGCGGCACGGCCGGGATCGTCACCATCGAGGACATCCTCGAGGAGATCGTCGGCGAGATCACCGACGAGTACGACCGCGAACTGCCGCCCGTCGAGGACCTCGGCGACGGCACCCACCGGGTGACCGCCCGGCTCGCCCTGGGCGACCTCGGGGAGCTGTACGGCACGGATCTGGAGGACGAGGACGTCGAGACGGTGGGCGGGCTGCTCGCCAAGGCGCTGGGCCGGGTGCCGATCGCGGGCGCCAAGGCCGAGGTCGACGTCCCCGAGGGCGGTGTGGACCCCGCGCTCAAGGCGCTGCGGCTGACCGCCGAGTCCCCGGCGGGCCGCCGCAACCGCATCGTCACGGTGCTGGTCGAGCCGGTCCGTGCAACCGCCGCGGCCGAACCGGAGTAG
- a CDS encoding beta strand repeat-containing protein, translating into MSTTTVTSVPNPSVFGESVTYTATVTGITAGTPPWGDVTFVIAGGPTLGPVTLTQTGVDSGTASVTDSTLAVGSHLVTANFVNSSDPLDNSSGTTIQQVNQSATTTTVTFVPPAPVCGETVTLTASVAAAPPGSGIPTGTVTFIISADGPTVPGTLDGAGNASVTVPALSVGTHQVAAFYSGDANFAASNSPLTPLTVSPASSTTTLTISPASPVCGETVTLCAQVAVVAPGTCTPTGTVTFTVAGGPTLTGTLDATGQACVTTTAIPVGTHAVTATYAGNGDVSGSTDTGSVTVGQGASTTTVTVTPASPVCGEAITICAQVTVSPPSTCTPTGTVTFVITGGPTLTGTLNASGQACVTTSALTAGSYTVTATYGGSTNIASSTGTASITVGQGVSGISASISPSPSVCGEPVTICADVSVGPPSTCVPTGNVTFAVSGGPTLTGTLDATGQACVTTSAIPVGTHSVTITYPGDGDVLGSTTTLPLTVNQAASTTALTITPSTASCGQSVTLCAQVTTTPPGTCAPTGTVTFTIAGGPTLTGTLNASGQACVTTSAIPVGTHAVTATYSGDTGVAGSSASGTVTVNQGVSTTTLSFLPASPVCGQPVTLCAQVTVASPSTCTPTGTVTFTIAGGPTLTGTLNASGQACVTTIAIPVGTHAVTATYAGNTGVAGSSASGSITVGQAASTTALTITPASPVCGQSVTLCAQVTTTSPGTCAPTGTVTFTIAGGPTLTGTLNASGQACVTTSAIPVGTHAVTAMYGGNTGVAGSSASGSVTVGQATTTTTLTSSPNPSTPGQNVTFTATVTAVPPATGTPTGTVTFVISGGPTLTGTLNGAGQATVSTNTLTTGAHTVTATYGGDTCFAGSTSPTITQNVAVLPTGTTVTATPATIRLRFNGTFVIPTLSATLRDASNNPIPGQTLTFVANSVLGPIALGSAVTNASGTATLSNVAVPPTVITASTYTASFAGAPGLSPSSGSASLTFQPTPLLP; encoded by the coding sequence ATGTCCACCACCACGGTGACCTCCGTACCGAATCCCTCAGTCTTCGGCGAATCCGTCACCTACACCGCCACCGTCACCGGTATCACCGCCGGGACCCCTCCATGGGGCGACGTGACCTTCGTCATCGCCGGAGGCCCGACGCTCGGCCCCGTGACGCTGACCCAGACCGGGGTCGACTCCGGCACGGCCAGCGTGACCGACTCCACCCTCGCCGTCGGCTCCCATCTGGTCACGGCGAACTTCGTCAACTCCAGCGACCCTTTGGACAATTCGTCCGGCACGACCATCCAGCAGGTCAACCAGTCGGCGACCACCACCACCGTCACCTTCGTCCCGCCCGCGCCCGTCTGCGGCGAGACCGTGACCCTGACCGCCAGTGTGGCGGCGGCGCCCCCGGGCAGCGGCATCCCCACCGGTACGGTCACCTTCATCATCAGCGCGGACGGGCCCACGGTGCCCGGGACCCTCGACGGGGCCGGGAACGCCTCGGTCACCGTCCCCGCCCTGAGCGTGGGCACACACCAGGTCGCGGCGTTCTACAGCGGCGACGCCAACTTCGCCGCGTCCAACTCGCCCTTGACGCCGCTCACCGTCAGCCCGGCGTCCTCGACCACGACCCTCACCATCTCCCCGGCCTCGCCGGTCTGCGGTGAGACGGTGACCCTGTGCGCCCAGGTGGCGGTCGTCGCGCCCGGTACCTGCACCCCGACGGGCACGGTGACGTTCACGGTCGCCGGCGGTCCGACGCTCACGGGCACCCTGGACGCGACCGGGCAGGCGTGCGTGACGACCACCGCCATCCCGGTGGGGACCCACGCCGTGACGGCCACCTACGCCGGAAACGGGGACGTCTCGGGCTCGACCGACACCGGCTCGGTCACGGTCGGCCAAGGCGCGTCGACCACAACGGTCACGGTAACCCCCGCCTCGCCGGTCTGCGGTGAGGCGATCACCATCTGCGCCCAGGTGACGGTGTCGCCCCCGAGCACCTGTACGCCCACCGGCACGGTGACCTTCGTGATCACCGGTGGTCCGACCCTGACGGGCACGCTGAACGCGAGCGGCCAGGCGTGCGTGACCACCAGCGCGCTGACCGCGGGGTCGTACACCGTGACCGCCACGTACGGTGGCAGCACGAACATCGCGAGCTCCACCGGCACCGCGTCGATCACCGTGGGCCAGGGCGTCTCGGGTATCTCGGCGAGCATCTCGCCCAGCCCGTCCGTCTGCGGTGAGCCGGTGACCATCTGCGCGGACGTGAGCGTCGGGCCGCCCAGCACATGTGTCCCCACCGGGAACGTGACGTTCGCCGTCTCCGGTGGTCCGACCCTGACGGGCACGCTGGACGCGACCGGTCAGGCGTGCGTGACGACCAGTGCCATTCCGGTCGGCACCCACAGCGTGACCATCACCTACCCGGGCGACGGGGACGTCCTGGGCTCGACGACGACCCTCCCCCTGACGGTGAACCAGGCCGCCTCGACGACCGCCCTGACCATCACGCCCAGCACGGCGTCGTGCGGCCAGTCGGTGACCTTGTGCGCGCAGGTGACCACGACACCGCCCGGCACGTGCGCCCCGACCGGGACGGTGACGTTCACGATCGCGGGCGGTCCGACCCTGACCGGGACGCTGAACGCCAGCGGTCAGGCGTGTGTGACGACCAGCGCCATTCCGGTCGGCACCCACGCGGTGACGGCCACCTACTCCGGTGACACCGGCGTCGCGGGTTCGTCCGCCTCCGGGACCGTCACGGTCAACCAGGGCGTCTCCACCACGACCCTGAGCTTCCTGCCCGCCTCCCCGGTGTGCGGCCAGCCCGTGACCCTGTGCGCCCAGGTGACGGTCGCGTCGCCCAGCACCTGCACCCCGACCGGGACGGTCACCTTCACGATCGCGGGTGGTCCGACCCTGACCGGGACGCTGAACGCCAGCGGTCAGGCGTGTGTGACGACCATCGCCATCCCGGTCGGCACTCACGCGGTGACGGCCACGTACGCGGGCAACACGGGCGTGGCGGGCTCGTCGGCGTCCGGCTCCATCACCGTCGGCCAGGCCGCGTCCACGACCGCGCTGACCATCACGCCCGCCTCCCCGGTGTGCGGCCAGTCGGTGACCCTGTGCGCGCAGGTGACCACGACATCGCCCGGCACGTGCGCCCCGACCGGGACGGTGACGTTCACGATCGCGGGCGGTCCGACCCTGACCGGGACGCTGAACGCCAGCGGTCAGGCGTGCGTGACGACCAGCGCCATTCCGGTGGGTACGCACGCGGTGACGGCCATGTACGGGGGCAACACGGGCGTGGCGGGCTCCTCGGCGTCCGGCTCCGTCACCGTCGGCCAGGCGACCACCACGACCACGCTCACCTCCTCGCCGAACCCGTCCACCCCCGGCCAGAACGTGACCTTCACCGCCACCGTGACCGCGGTGCCGCCGGCGACGGGCACCCCGACCGGGACCGTCACCTTCGTGATCAGCGGCGGGCCCACCCTCACCGGCACGCTCAACGGCGCGGGACAGGCCACCGTCAGCACCAACACCCTCACCACCGGCGCGCACACGGTCACCGCCACCTACGGCGGCGACACCTGCTTCGCCGGTTCCACCTCACCGACCATCACCCAGAACGTGGCCGTGCTGCCGACCGGGACCACCGTGACCGCCACTCCGGCCACCATCCGGCTGCGGTTCAACGGCACGTTCGTCATCCCGACCCTGAGCGCGACGCTGAGGGACGCGTCGAACAACCCGATCCCCGGCCAGACCCTCACCTTCGTCGCCAACTCGGTACTGGGCCCGATCGCGCTGGGCAGCGCGGTCACCAATGCCAGTGGCACGGCGACGCTCAGCAATGTCGCCGTCCCGCCGACGGTGATCACCGCCTCGACGTACACCGCCTCCTTCGCGGGCGCTCCGGGTCTGAGCCCGTCGTCGGGTTCGGCCTCGCTGACCTTCCAGCCGACGCCGCTCCTCCCGTAG
- a CDS encoding cytidine deaminase yields the protein MSEAAQLDPEDRKIITLARSVRARNSVPEGAAVRDETGRTYVAGTVALDSLKLSALRTAVAMAVASGATSLEAAAVVTDAESASEEDRAAVRDLGGAGTPVLLAGPDGTLRATLDA from the coding sequence ATGAGCGAAGCAGCGCAGTTGGACCCCGAAGACCGCAAGATCATCACGCTGGCCCGCTCCGTGCGGGCCCGCAACTCCGTACCGGAGGGCGCCGCCGTCCGCGACGAGACGGGGCGTACGTACGTGGCCGGGACCGTGGCCCTCGACTCGCTGAAGCTGAGCGCCCTCCGGACCGCCGTCGCCATGGCCGTGGCGAGCGGAGCCACGTCCCTGGAGGCCGCGGCCGTGGTGACCGACGCGGAGAGCGCATCGGAGGAGGACCGCGCGGCCGTCCGGGACCTCGGCGGGGCCGGGACCCCGGTGCTGCTGGCGGGCCCCGACGGCACCCTGCGGGCCACGCTGGACGCCTGA
- the era gene encoding GTPase Era: MTAGTSPSPTEQRETPHRSGFACFVGRPNAGKSTLTNALVGTKVAITSNRPQTTRHTVRGIVHRPDAQLVLVDTPGLHKPRTLLGERLNDVVRTTWAEVDVIGFCLPADQKLGPGDRYIATELAGIKKTPKVAIVTKSDLVEPEQLAQQLIAVDRLGKELGIEWAEIVPVSAVGDQQVDLLADLLVPLLPEGPTLYAEGDLTDEPEQVMVAELIREAALEGVRDELPHSIAVVVEEMLPREGRPADRPLLDIHANLYIERPSQKGIIIGPKGRRLKDVGTKSRKHIEALLGTPVFLDLHVKVAKDWQRDPKQLRKLGF, translated from the coding sequence ATGACTGCCGGTACCTCCCCGTCCCCGACCGAGCAGCGGGAGACCCCGCACCGCTCGGGCTTCGCCTGCTTCGTCGGCCGCCCCAACGCGGGCAAGTCGACCCTGACCAACGCGCTGGTGGGGACGAAGGTCGCGATCACCTCGAACCGCCCGCAGACCACCCGCCACACCGTCCGCGGCATCGTGCACCGCCCCGACGCCCAGCTGGTGCTCGTCGACACCCCCGGTCTGCACAAGCCGCGCACCCTGCTCGGCGAGCGGCTCAACGACGTCGTGCGCACCACCTGGGCCGAGGTCGACGTCATCGGCTTCTGCCTGCCCGCCGACCAGAAGCTGGGCCCCGGCGACCGCTACATCGCCACCGAGCTCGCGGGGATCAAGAAGACCCCCAAGGTCGCGATCGTCACCAAGAGCGACCTGGTCGAGCCCGAGCAACTGGCCCAGCAACTGATCGCCGTCGACCGGCTCGGCAAGGAGCTGGGCATCGAGTGGGCCGAGATCGTCCCCGTGTCGGCCGTAGGTGACCAGCAGGTGGATCTGCTGGCGGACCTGCTGGTCCCGCTGCTGCCCGAGGGCCCGACGCTCTACGCCGAGGGCGACCTCACGGACGAGCCCGAGCAGGTCATGGTGGCCGAGCTGATCCGGGAGGCCGCGCTGGAGGGCGTACGGGACGAACTGCCGCACTCCATCGCGGTGGTGGTGGAGGAGATGCTGCCCCGCGAGGGCCGCCCCGCGGACCGGCCGCTCCTGGACATCCACGCCAACCTCTACATCGAACGGCCCAGCCAGAAGGGCATCATCATCGGCCCCAAGGGCCGCCGCCTGAAGGACGTGGGCACCAAGTCCCGCAAGCACATCGAGGCGCTGCTGGGTACGCCGGTCTTCCTCGACCTGCATGTGAAGGTGGCGAAGGACTGGCAGCGCGACCCGAAGCAGTTGCGGAAGCTCGGGTTCTGA
- a CDS encoding protealysin inhibitor emfourin: MRISVTRTGGFAGIERRAELDTTGRPDATHLDALAHQAVETGHTTAPRGVPDGFQYEITVDGRTVHAADPQLSDAQRELIRTVLEEGA, translated from the coding sequence ATGCGCATCTCCGTCACCCGCACCGGTGGATTCGCCGGAATCGAGCGCCGGGCCGAGCTGGACACCACCGGCCGGCCCGACGCCACCCATCTGGACGCCCTGGCCCACCAGGCCGTCGAGACCGGCCACACCACGGCCCCCCGCGGCGTCCCCGACGGCTTCCAGTACGAGATCACCGTCGACGGCCGCACCGTCCACGCCGCGGACCCCCAGCTGAGCGACGCCCAGCGGGAACTGATCCGCACGGTGCTGGAGGAAGGCGCGTAA